From Sphingomonas hengshuiensis, one genomic window encodes:
- the cysD gene encoding sulfate adenylyltransferase subunit CysD, producing MTATVSPPGTLTHLQRLEAESIHILREVVAEAERPVMLYSVGKDSAVMLHLAKKAFYPAPPPFPLLHVDTTWKFRAMYDLRDKAARDAGMELLVHKNPEAEAQGINPFDHGGLHTDMWKTEGLKQALNKYRFDAAFGGARRDEEKSRAKERIFSFRTASHRWDPKQQRPELWHLYNARKAKGESMRVFPLSNWTELDIWQYILAEGIEIVPLYFAAPRPTVERDGMLLMVDDARFRLNPGEVPVERSIRFRTLGCYPLTGAVESEANTLEAVIQEMLLTTTSERQGRAIDHDQAASMEKKKQEGYF from the coding sequence ATGACAGCGACCGTTTCCCCTCCCGGCACACTCACCCACCTCCAGCGGCTGGAGGCGGAGAGCATCCACATATTGCGCGAAGTCGTCGCCGAGGCCGAGCGACCGGTCATGCTCTATTCGGTGGGCAAGGACAGCGCGGTGATGCTGCACCTTGCGAAGAAGGCCTTCTACCCCGCGCCGCCGCCCTTCCCGCTGCTCCATGTCGACACGACGTGGAAATTCCGCGCGATGTACGATCTGCGCGACAAGGCGGCGCGCGATGCGGGGATGGAATTGCTCGTCCACAAGAACCCCGAAGCCGAGGCGCAGGGGATCAATCCGTTCGATCATGGCGGGCTCCACACCGATATGTGGAAGACCGAGGGGCTCAAACAGGCGCTCAACAAATACCGTTTCGACGCGGCATTCGGCGGCGCGCGGCGTGACGAGGAGAAGAGCCGCGCCAAGGAGCGCATCTTCAGCTTCCGCACCGCCAGCCACCGCTGGGACCCCAAGCAGCAGCGTCCCGAACTCTGGCATCTCTACAACGCCCGCAAGGCCAAGGGCGAGAGCATGCGCGTCTTCCCGCTGTCCAACTGGACCGAGCTGGACATCTGGCAGTACATCCTCGCCGAGGGGATCGAGATCGTCCCGCTCTATTTCGCGGCCCCCCGCCCTACCGTCGAGCGCGACGGGATGCTGTTGATGGTCGATGACGCGCGTTTCCGGCTGAACCCCGGCGAAGTGCCGGTCGAGCGCTCGATCCGCTTCCGCACTTTGGGCTGCTACCCGCTGACCGGCGCGGTGGAGAGTGAAGCGAACACGCTGGAGGCCGTGATCCAGGAGATGCTGCTGACCACCACCAGCGAGCGCCAGGGCCGCGCGATCGACCATGATCAGGCCGCCAGCATGGAAAAGAAGAAGCAGGAGGGATATTTCTGA
- the cysN gene encoding sulfate adenylyltransferase subunit CysN — MASSYRPDALIASDISAYLAQHQNKSLLRFITCGSVDDGKSTLIGRLLYDSKQIFEDQLSALESDSKRVGTQGQEIDFALLVDGLAAEREQGITIDVAYRFFATEKRKFIVADTPGHEQYTRNMVTGASTADLAVILIDARKGVLTQTRRHSFLAQLIGIRHIMLAVNKMDLVGYDQAAFETIVAHYRDFAEEIGIGGFTAIPLSGFRGDNVTTPSPNTPWYAGPTLIEHLESVQVDSDADRGKPFRLPVQWVNRPNLDFRGFAGLIASGSVRPGDAVRILPSGRTTRVERIVALGGDLAEAVAGQSVTLTLADEVDCSRGDVIAAADAPPEAADQFRATIVWMDAAELLPGRAYWLKLGTQMVSAVVREPEHTIDVNTLAKTSAKTLRLNDIGVAEVATDRPLVFEPYADSHDLGGFILIDKATNATVAAGMLSFALRRAQNVHWQAIEITREAHAAQKGQQPRLLWFTGLSGSGKSTIANLVEKKLHALGKHSFLLDGDNVRHGLNKDLGFTDADRVENIRRVGEVAKLMTDAGLIVLTAFISPFRAERELVRSMLPKGEFFEIFIDTPIEEAERRDVKGLYKKARAGQIANFTGISSPYEAPANPEIRIDTTRTTPEAAAERIVEEIIGVWSPVV, encoded by the coding sequence ATGGCATCCTCCTACCGCCCCGACGCGCTGATCGCGTCCGACATCTCGGCCTATCTCGCGCAGCACCAGAACAAGTCGCTGCTGCGCTTCATCACCTGCGGATCGGTGGACGACGGCAAGTCGACGCTGATCGGGCGGCTGCTGTACGATTCGAAGCAGATTTTCGAGGACCAGCTATCGGCGCTGGAGAGCGATTCGAAGCGCGTGGGCACGCAGGGGCAGGAGATCGACTTCGCGCTGCTGGTCGACGGGCTCGCCGCCGAACGCGAACAGGGGATCACGATCGACGTCGCCTATCGCTTCTTCGCGACCGAGAAGCGCAAGTTCATCGTCGCCGACACGCCCGGCCACGAACAATATACCCGCAACATGGTGACCGGCGCATCGACCGCCGACCTGGCGGTGATCCTGATCGACGCGCGCAAGGGCGTGCTGACCCAGACGCGGCGGCACAGCTTCCTCGCCCAGTTGATCGGCATTCGCCACATCATGCTGGCGGTGAACAAGATGGACCTGGTCGGATATGATCAGGCGGCGTTCGAGACGATCGTTGCCCACTATCGCGACTTTGCCGAGGAGATCGGGATCGGGGGCTTCACGGCGATTCCGCTGTCGGGCTTCCGGGGCGACAATGTCACGACGCCCTCGCCGAACACCCCCTGGTATGCCGGTCCCACGCTGATCGAGCATCTCGAAAGCGTGCAGGTCGACAGCGACGCCGATCGCGGCAAGCCGTTCCGGTTGCCGGTGCAATGGGTCAACCGGCCCAATCTGGACTTTCGCGGGTTTGCCGGGCTGATCGCGAGCGGCAGCGTGCGACCGGGGGACGCGGTGCGCATCCTGCCTTCGGGCCGGACGACGCGGGTCGAGCGGATCGTGGCGCTGGGCGGGGACCTGGCCGAAGCGGTGGCGGGCCAGTCGGTTACGCTGACGCTCGCGGACGAAGTCGATTGCTCGCGCGGCGACGTCATCGCCGCCGCCGACGCGCCGCCAGAGGCTGCCGACCAGTTCCGCGCGACGATCGTGTGGATGGACGCGGCGGAACTGCTGCCCGGTCGCGCCTATTGGCTCAAGCTGGGCACCCAGATGGTGAGCGCAGTGGTGCGCGAGCCCGAGCATACGATCGACGTGAATACGCTGGCCAAGACATCGGCCAAGACGTTGAGATTGAACGATATTGGCGTCGCCGAAGTCGCGACCGATCGCCCGCTGGTATTCGAGCCCTATGCCGACAGCCACGATCTGGGCGGGTTCATCCTGATCGACAAGGCGACCAACGCCACCGTCGCCGCCGGGATGCTCAGCTTCGCGCTGCGCCGCGCGCAGAATGTCCATTGGCAGGCGATCGAAATCACCCGCGAGGCGCATGCCGCGCAAAAGGGCCAGCAGCCGCGGCTGCTGTGGTTCACCGGCCTGTCGGGCTCGGGCAAGTCGACCATCGCCAATCTGGTCGAGAAGAAGCTGCACGCGCTGGGCAAGCACAGCTTCCTGCTCGACGGCGACAATGTCCGCCACGGGCTGAACAAGGATTTGGGCTTTACCGATGCCGACCGGGTGGAGAATATCCGCCGCGTCGGCGAAGTCGCCAAGCTGATGACCGATGCCGGGCTGATCGTGCTGACCGCGTTCATCTCGCCGTTCCGCGCCGAGCGCGAACTGGTGCGATCGATGCTGCCCAAGGGCGAGTTCTTCGAAATCTTCATCGACACGCCGATCGAGGAAGCCGAACGGCGCGACGTAAAGGGGCTCTACAAAAAGGCGCGTGCCGGGCAGATCGCCAATTTCACGGGGATTTCGAGCCCCTATGAAGCGCCCGCGAACCCGGAAATCCGCATCGACACGACCCGCACCACGCCCGAGGCGGCGGCGGAGCGCATCGTCGAGGAGATTATCGGGGTGTGGTCGCCGGTGGTGTAA